From one Coffea eugenioides isolate CCC68of chromosome 11, Ceug_1.0, whole genome shotgun sequence genomic stretch:
- the LOC113751355 gene encoding uncharacterized protein LOC113751355, whose translation MSEEIDASKFDSKLRNQAMMGEFQRMLQESMTSLHQRMDRLELSQARSNAAHRDAPPREELAFNSEEDDFIRWPKQDYRRIDDGLKGVKIKIPSFQGKSNPEAYLEWEQRIEMVFECQDYTDEQKVKLATLEFTDYAIVWWEQKRTSRRRNRERQISTWEELRTTMQKWFVPTHYYRDLYQRLQTLVQGSRSVEDYYKEIEITILRANIVEDREATMARFLNGLRPEIAELVELQNYVDMPELIDKASKIERRLKRRGNPRNPNFSAMPVWRGNPTFEWERPNPGVSKFTPKTKPPKQIQKTTPRSSFDSSKPRSRDKCFKCQGFGHIASQCPNRRTMIVLPNENVLSDNENEFAEMPPLTEESEDSEVEVEATTEQMGVTLVARRALATQVKKVDEAQSDNIFYTRYHVKKRVCSLIIGAGSCTNVASTLMVDHLSLPTLRHPNPYHLQWLNESGDIKVTKQVVVPFQIGKYEDEILCDVVPMQASHILLGQPWQYDKKTTHDGFTNKYSFLHHNKKMTLVPLTPQQVHEDQLRLQQEHEREVAKKSPNSQAIIRAPTERTSNPGTFGRLGKRPSLLAKNREEFEDVFPDDIPSGQPPLRGIEH comes from the exons GCAATGATGGGAGAGTTCCAACGCATGCTTCAGGAGTCCATGACATCCCTACACCAACGGATGGACCGCTTAGAGCTTTCTCAAGCTCGGTCCAATGCTGCCCATCGAGATGCGCCACCTCGCGAGGAGCTAGCTTTTAATAGCGAGGAAGATGACTTCATCCGTTGGCCCAAGCAGGATTACCGAAGAATCGATGATGGATTAAAGGGGGTCAAAATCAAGATTCCTTCATTCCAAGGCAAGTCTAATCCAGAGGCTTACCTAGAATGGGAGCAGCGAATCGAGATGGTGTTCGAGTGCCAGGACTACACAGATGAACAAAAAGTCAAACTGGCAACCCTCGAATTCACCGATTACGCTATTGTCTGGTGGGAGCAAAAGCGTACTAGCAGGCGCCGCAATAGAGAACGGCAAATTAGTACATGGGAGGAGTTACGAACCACTATGCAAAAATGGTTCGTACCCACCCATTACTATCGTGACCTATACCAGAGGCTCCAGACATTAGTACAAGGAAGCCGtagtgtggaggactactacaaggagatAGAGATCACCATACTCCGAGCAAACATTGTGGAGGATAGGGAGGCTACCATGGCGAGATTCCTTAATGGCTTGAGACCTGAGATCGCCGAATTGGTGGAGCTGCAAAACTACGTGGATATGCCTGAGTTGATTGACAAGGCATCCAAGATTGAGAGGAGACTTAAGAGGAGGGGTAACCCTCGTAACCCTAACTTCTCGGCCATGCCTGTGTGGAGGGGCAACCCGACATTCGAGTGGGAACGGCCTAATCCAGGGGTGTCCAAGTTTACCCCTAAGACCAAGCCACCCAAGCAGATCCAAAAGACAACTCCAAGGTCTTCATTCGACTCTTCCAAGCCACGAAGTCGCGAcaagtgcttcaaatgccaaggatttGGGCATATCGCCTCCCAGTGCCCCAATCGGCGTACCATGATCGTCCTACCGAACGAAAATGTCCTATCTGACAACGAGAACGAGTTCGCCGAGATGCCTCCATTGACTGAAGAGAGTGAAGATTCCGAGGTAGAGGTTGAGGCCACTACTGAGCAAATGGGTGTTACTCTAGTAGCCCGTCGGGCTCTTGCAACCCAAGTTAAGAAGGTGGATGAGGCCCAATCTGACAACATCTTCTACACGCGATATCACGTCAAGAAAAGAGTATGTAGTCTAATCATTGGAGCGGGTAGTTGTACCAACGTGGCAAGTACTCTTATGGTGGATCATCTTTCCTTGCCCACGTTGAGGCACCCTAACCCATACCACTTGCAATGGCTCAATGAGAGTGGTGATATCAAAGTCACCAAGCAAGTGGTGGTGCCTTTCCAGATTGGGAAGTATGAGGATGAGATCCTTTGCGACGTCGTCCCCATGCAAGCTTCTCACATTTTGTTGGGACAGCCATGGCAATATGACAAGAAAACTACTCATGATGGCTTTACCAACAAGTACTCCTTCTTGCACCACAAcaagaagatgacacttgttcctctcacacctCAGCAGGTGCATGAAGACCAACTGCGTTTGCAACAGGAGCATGAACGAGAGGTGGCTAAGAAGTCACCCAATTCTCAGGCAATCATTAGAGCACCGACCGAGAGGACATCAAACCCTGGTACatttggtcgattgggtaaacGCCCTAGCTTGCTTGCAAAGAATAGGGAA gaatttgaggatgttttcccAGATGATATCCCCAGTGGTCAGCCACCACTTAGAGGGATCGAGCACTAG